TCTGGTCTTTTGGAATCAAATTAAGGAGAGGCGGACGAGGTGCAAGTAGCAGTTGGCAAACACTGTTTTCATCTTGTAGGTTTACAGAGTGGAATAGAAAGATGTATGTCTGTGTGAAGAAACTCGAGATTTGAGCAAGCTATGCCCGGGGGAGTATGCTTTGATGACATGTGCAGTAGTGTAATTTCTCTTGGTTCAAATGatataagaaaattaagTCAGGTATAACTAAAATACTTAAGCACACAAAGAAACGTGGTTGAATACataagaagaaagagattcCGTATACTAATCTCGAGTAGGTAAACACACACAGCGTATACATCTGGAGGCCTGTTAGAATATACAATATTTGGCCAAGTGTTCAAGACTTACAACGTACAGAGTGTGCCGTGAGACTAACCAGAGAGCCTCAGAGGGTCAGCTCAGCCGAGACGAGGGCGACAAGACCAAGTCTCAGCTGCCATCCGAGCCCATCGCCAAAGTATTTGTTGGCCGCACCCGTCGCAGTCGGCGAGTTTGGCGCAGTCGGAGTAGTCTTGGTCCGGCTTTCTTGAGCACCACCCCCGGCCGTCTGGACAGCAGGAATAGTTTGAGTGCCCTGAGTGATGCCTCCAGCTGTCTGAATAGCTGAAGCAGTCTGAATATCGAAACTGCTGCCCTCGGCGCTTTGCATAGTCGGCACACCCCCACCTCGCTTTCCAACCAATGTGATATCCGCAGCGTAGCCACTTGCGCCATCTACACTGGGACTCCCCTCGCCTTCTTTAGCCCCGTTATCATCGCAATTGACAAAACCCTCGGAGCAAGTGCAGCTCATGAATGGATAGACGGTCGAGTCGCTGTCACACTGCATGGTCAAGCCGAGAAAGGAGATGTCGTACCCTTGCATAACTTGCGAGAGACATTGGAACTCAAGACTGTTGTCTGCGCATGCCGTGTCTGAGCAGATGGACTGCGTACAAGTGAATGGGCCAGGATGGGCGATTTGGACAGGACCGCCACGATTGTAAATAACAGGAGAAGCCATGGTTGTTTTGTTGTTTCTATCTTGGTGGGTTGATGGTTTTTGGGCGTCGTAGTTGATCTCAAgaatttatttctttctcaAGTTGAATGGCAGAACTTGATTTGGAACTGCTGAGTGCCTAGGATGGGATCTTTATACGGCTTCACTCGACATACAATAGCAGACCATTGGGTACACACTGCTGTACCTGACTAGACTACGCCAAGCTGTCTCTACGCATCCTAGAGCTTGgagcatcatcagcatcatcatggccatgacaGCGCCGCCAATCACGTCTCGTTAGTTTGTCACTCTTCTCTCCGTTTGCTTGCTTagtgtgaagaagaagagaccggagagaaaaagagaagtttTGTCTTTGTTCTAAGCTGTTGCGTTAGTGTCGACGTTATTTTCTTCGATATACACCTGCTTGAGGATAATAAGAGCACTAATGCTATGAAATGCAGCGCCGTTGTTATGTGCGTGTGGCGTATTCTGTGTGCTGATAATTCCGCCAGTCCCGGTTTTTTGCAGACCAATTGGGGGTGTTGACTGCCTGGCcaaactttattatacttgtGTCGGGACTTCTCTACTAGCAAGGTTGTGTTGACTCAGCTTCACGGCATCGGGGGAATTGAACAGCTATGACCATTTTGTCGCCAGTTGTTAAGTGTCATCTCTCCTTGGCCCGGCTCTCGAATGCAGTTGTAGATTAGAACCCATACTCTTGCATTTCTTTCCCTCACGATATTAGATGCAAGAGGATAAACAACCTGTTATCGTGATGCTACCCTATTATTATACGAAACGAGACTTTCCCACATTTAATGGCCCATTTCATGAGAATATGATCATCGACGTCGATATAGATAGAAAGCATCTTACCATGAACTTACATCTATCTCAACTTATATGAAAGGTACCCAAATGCGCCGTATGCCGATATTGCATCTCCATTTTACAGAATGTTAATAAGCTACGTGAGTACATGACAACGCTCCAACGTGTCTATATAAAGCATCAACCATTAGGAGGAGCCATCCTTTGAATCAAACTCACTTGTTGTATCGCTGCACCCGATCTTACTGTAAAGCTCTAGTATAGAATATTATCAACGCCAGCGAAGATTTTTGTCAACTCTTCAGTCGAGAAACGGATAATAACGACCCGTCCTGAACTGCAGCCGATGGCAACGGTGGATCCTGATATAGCCGTCCGAAGCACCTCAAGTTCCACCGGTATCCTGAGGATATTGTTATTGTTCCACGTAATCCAGCTGTGGTCGCATCTTACGCCAATGCCTGAAAAGCGAGCTGGAATCCGCGCATCAGGCATGGCGGTGCTCTCAACAGCAATAGAGCCAAAATCCGTAAGGATTTGCGAATTGTCGCTTGTAATTGATAGTTTGAATGATGCGGCACCAAGGTAGATGTTTTGCACGCATTCGCCCGTGTCGACGCGCCATAGCCGGACCGTACGATCTTCTGCAGCTGATGCTACGAGCGCCGAGTCTCGCGAGAAAACAATCGCTGTTACATCGTCCTTGTGACCCCATAGCGTCTGCACATGCGCACCTGTTGCGACACGTAGGATTCGAACTGGTCTCCACCGCGAAGCTGATGCTATGAGCGCTGAATCATGCGAGAAGGCAACTGACGAAATATAGCTTTCATGGCCACTTTTCAGCTCTTGCACGCGCTCGCCTGTTGCAGTGCGCCAGAGATAAATCAACCCATCACGGCAACCTGACGCTATCAGTTCGGAGTCATGCGAGAAGGCGACTGCGCCAAACGCATTACGACCCTGCAGGACCTGCACACAATCGCCCGTCTCGATGCGCCAGAGCCGGATTGTTTCATTATTTGAGCTTGATGCTAATAGTGTTGAGTCATGTGAGAAAACGATTGACACAACTGTCCACGTATGGCCTTTCATCTCCCGGATACATCTCCCTGTTTCAGCGCACCAGAGCGTGATTTCCCCACTACCGGCTGAGGCCGATGCCACGAGTGCTGAGTTGTGCGAGAAAGCCATCGATGTGACCCGATCTCCGGatgtttcttgttcttgcatTTCGCTGTCTGTATCAGCGTGCCAGAGACGGATTGTTGTATTCGCCCAAGGCATTGCCATAAGATTTAAGTCATGGGAGAAGGCAGCTTTACGAGAAAAACCGTCTATCTTTAGCTTTCGTATGCAGTCACCTGTATCAAGGCGCCAGAACATGACTATTCCATCCCATGAGTCTGATGCCATCAAATTCGAATTATGAGAAAAGTTGATTGAAAGGACACTTTCGGGATGGCATTTAAACTCTCGCACACACTTTCCTGTCTCAATGCTCCAGAGTTGGATTGTATCCTCTAAGCCGGATGCTAAGAGTGTCAAGTCATGTGAGAAGGCAGCTGCGCTAATCTTAATTTTATGAATCCTTAGATCTCGTACGCAGTCGCCTGTGCTAACGCGCCAGAGTCGAAAGGTTCCGCCTGCAAAAAATGATGCCAGAAGGGACGAGTCATGCGAGAAGGCAATGGCCTTAATCTCACCAAAATGCTGCAGCTCTTGTACACATTCGCCTGTATCAGTGCGCCAGAGCCGGATTGTTTCATCATTTGAGCTTGATGCTAATAGTGTTGAGTCATGTGAGAAAGCAAGTGAGAGAATGCGCTGTTTGTGGCCTCTAAGTACATGCACACAATCGCCTGTATCGGTGCGCCAGAGCCGGACTGTTTGATCCCATGAGCCTGATGCTAAGAGCGCTGAGTCATGTGAGAAGACAAGTGAAATAATGAACTCTGTATGGCCTCTAAGTACATGCACACAATCGCCTGTACTAATACGCCAGAACCGGACTGTATCGTCGTATGAGCCCGATGCTACGAGCGATGAGTTGGGGGAAAAGACGATTGATGCGATTTCCTCAGTATGGCCCTCGAGAGTGTGTAGCCAAGCAGGCCAGCGCATCGCCCCAAGTGGCTTTGTGAGGATCCATTTTGGCTCTTCGGCGACGAAAATTTCTCTCATTTTACTCTGCGAAGGACTAAAAACGAGTGCTGCTGCATAAACCTGCAATGGAACAGACTCCATCACTCGCTTGTGTGACCGAATGAATTGACTTGCATCTTTGAGCAATTCAGTAAGGTGTTGCGATTGAATGGCCTCCTTTCATAAATCAGCTTTGATATACAATCAAGAAGAAATTTCAACTTACTATTAGCTTCTGAATTGCAAGCCATCCCTCTGACATACCACGCAACAAACTCAGAGCTTCCAGCCAATACAGGTATTTACCTTCCAAGAACTTGGCGATAGCCTCTTCGCTTTGTTGCCTGCTCTCAAGACTCAGTGCCTGCAAGCATCTTGGGTCGCAGTAGTGGTCAATCCAATAGATGCACGAGTAGGTAATTGGCGCCAATGGATCAGGGCTAGGCGAAGAGACCTGTTCGATTGGGAAACCTGGAAGGCGTAGGTTGTACATATCGCGATGTAGTGCCTTGCTTAAAATTTCCAACGATCTCAAAAAGATAATGCGGTGCTGGTACCCAATGCCAGAGGCTAAAAATTGATCAGGAGCTTTTTCAAGCAGAAAATCTTTTGCCGACTGATGTATGAAGTAAATTACGTCGTCTCGGATGGTCAAAAATGAACCGCAAGACCCAATAATGTCTGTCAGCTCGTCGCtttcaaaatcatcatctgAGTCTAGAAGGCGGCTTAGTGCTGCTAATGTGATTGGGCGGTATACGACTGAAACAATAGCCAATATCTGTCGGCAAGTTTCCGCATCAAGTGAGTCACGAATATTCTCCATCATTCGCAGGTATAGAGGGTCAAGCCCAGGTGGGTATGATGTCTTGAGCTTGTTAAGCGTATGTCGCTTTTTGACCTTTGGATCACCAAGATCTTGGCAGACTAGAGCCACCCAAAGAAACGTGCCGTGAGCGTTTGACATTAAATGTTGCTCAACAGCATCTTGCGTTGTGCTATCATAGCCCTTTTGCTCAGCCAATTCTTTCACTTTATGTCGGATATAAGTTTGAACAGCGGTGGAAACTGAACTTTCATTCAGCTCAAGGCATAGCCTAACTCCCTGCTTGGGAGTATCAAGATTCTCTTCAATAAGAGGCCAGTTACGGCTTGACACGATCCATTTGGTACGTGACGAATTAGACGCTCGAGAAATAAACTCAAGGAGAAGCGGTAATTCTTTATTGCACTCATCGAGAGCGTCGACAACCAAAATGGCATCATCCAAGCTTGCGTTATTCAACATAGCCATCAGAATCTTGGACAGCGCATCCCAAGCATTGCCGTCATCAAAAAGCTTCTTCCCAGAAATATCATATTTTTCTCGGACGTAAGAAATAAGTGACGGCCGCTGGCTGATTATCATATATATAAGACCTCGTAGCACTGCCGTTGCGCTACTCAGTCGTACTTCGGTAGCCTGGCAGAAGAAATAAGACAAGCAATGTGTAGTAGTAGACTTCTCTATCTCGTCGATGATGCCGCATAAAAGCATTGTCTTTCCTTTGCCAGGATCTCCTTTGATCCAAAGCAGCCTGTACTGAGGATTGTCACACCATCTCTTGAAATCTTCGTGGCTGAGGATCCAGCGATATGAGTCTTTAAGCAAGTTGCCTTTAGTACGCTGTATGCGCGTCTTATCGTCACGGGGGTCCGTCTGGTGCAGGTCCTTTAGGCAAtctctattttctttaactttcatcatctcctctATTTGCTGCTTGACCTGGATTATGGTCGGCTTGTCTGTTTTTGTATACCGTTCCACCAAGCTTTTAGCGACAGCTGCGGCCGTTGCGGCGGCGAAGTTCTGCCAAGGCCTGTTATTGTGGCTGTCTGCGTAGTTACAGACTCCCTTGACAATAATACATGGAAGCTCATCCCAGACTCCGGCGCCCTCCATCTCAAAGGCTAGGACGCCATAATGTTTAGCGATTCGATCACGATGCTCGCCGGACTTGAGCATTTTATCACTTGAACCGAAACGACCGATGAAGATGGACGGGATCTGAGCCTCTTTATTACCTATTTGCTGCTCAAGCTGGCGTTTTGTTTCAAGACGCTGTCGCGGTATAGAATGCTTGTCATCACATCCAAGTACGTCGCACCCTAGACCTCGAGACTCTTCACATACAGGAGCCGAATACTCGTGACACTGCGCGCAGAGGCATTGCAGCGAAGTGTGGTGCTTATGGCGGTAACTTGCCTCGAATAACTTATCGCTGGCGGTCCCGGGATACTGGTAAGTATCCCTTTTAAGATTTTGAATTTGCTCGAGAAGATCGGCAACCCGCTTCTCAATTAGCTCTCGTCCGCGGGCTGTTTCAAGGACCGCAATCAAACTGCGGATATTCTTGTCCGGCCTCCCCAAGCTATCCTCTGTCGTGTCCTTTACCGCGAAGTCATCAGGATACTGCTTGCCGTAATCGTACTGTATCACAGTCTTGCTGATGACCACGTCACCGAGGAGAatctcatcgccagcatcggAACTGGGCACGCCTCCACAGATCCCCGTCAAGATTATGAGCCTCAACGCTGGATAGCTCGATCGGAGACTCGCGGTGGCGCTAGCCGCGCTGATTTTCCCCGTATTTGGCAAAAGAACCAGGACGACATCGAATTTTCCAAAGCGTCCAGTGGTGTAAGTGTTCATGTCTCCAATGGCTCTGCCATATTGATCGCCGTTCTCATCCCAGAACTGATCAAAGAGGAGCGAGATGGCGTTGTATTCGAGCGGTCGTGAACAAACTAGAGCGACTTCAAATTCGTCACGGCTCGCAGGCGGGGTAGCCATAAGAcaatgtacatgtatttatcAGGACAGAGACCACAGTGGCACTGTGCTTTGGCAATTCGAAGGGTATGATTCTGCAGCGATCTCGAatattatagatataaaataatattcaGAGCATCAGTTCGAGCCAAGTCATTAAGAGCGATGGTCAATAATATCGGGTTTGAGTAAGCTCGAGAAAAAGTTCATGCATATATAACTTTTGGGCATCATCGGGCCCCCGCAGCAAGGCTGAATCTAGTACATGTACAAAGTAGCTCCTATGCAATACATATTCCATATATGCACTTAGAAGGAGGAAGATACAATGGAAAAAGGTATACTAGGTACCTTGCCAGTGTGCCTCACAGCCTCTACTCTTTAGCAAACACATCAGAGATTCAACCACGCGTAGGTACGAATGTGCTTGTGCCGACTGCTGAGATCAACTTATATTCATTACCTTCAAGCATAAGAGTTGTTCTGCCTCTCAGTACTGTTGAAGTTGCATTATTTTGAACGATGAGACGTTGCATTGGAGCTTTTGCCTTTCCCGCATACCTTGTCTAAGCGAGTTCAATCCAATCGGTTTGGTAGTTGAGCGAATATCCGCCAAGTCCAACCAGCAAATTGAAAAATCCTACATTCCGTTCTGTTGAGGAAGAATCCTGATGACTCAACGCGGACGTACAACACCACAGATGTTGACATAACCTTGTGTAATATCGCCTACTCGGTGCGTATTATTTGGTTTCAGTGACTGGAACACACTGCCCCCAACTGGGAAATTTGGGTTCCAGCTGCTAAACGCCACGGGATCCGTGATTAAAACGGGAGCGGATGGACTACAGAGCCTTGATTATGTAATTTCCCCGGCTGGGCAGAACGGCCTTGAACTTATCATTCTGTTTGTCAATAATTGGGCCGACTTTGGCGGCATCGACGCTTTTGCGGCTGCCTTTAGCAATGAAACCACTTAGTTTATTAACATAGCGGCTCAAGCTCAGTATCATACATATATCGGGGCTGTTGTAAGTTGCTACATCAACTCGACAGCTATCTTTGCATGGGAGCTAGCCAGTGGGCCTTGCTGCGCCAAGGCGATACCAGCGTGACAGACGAGCGGACTACAGGCGTATCCCAATATATCAAAGTCGCTCGATCCAAACCATCTCGTAACGTTAGGGGATGAAAGGCTTGACCTCAACACAGGAGATGGCTCTTATCCATATACATATGCTTCGAACACTGATTTTGTCCTTAATATACAGATTAAGTCGCTTGACTTTGGCACGTTTCACCTTTCTGAGGGCTGTGAGcggagtttttctttttctttttttttttttcttttcttttcctttctttccttttttctttattcccTATAACTTGTCTATTGCAATTAACACTTACTTAGGCGGCGAGGCTTACCCTTCGGGAAGCAGTTGGGTGGAAGCTCATACTCAAGCTTGTGGGCGCGAGCAAAATATGCATTATGGAAGAACGTGAGTAAATTGCGCCGGCATTATAGTATCTATATGTGTCAACTTAATATTTACATACCACGAGATGGATCGACGGTTGTTCGCTGCACAAACATGACCCCTTGGCAAAATATCTCCATGGCCACTGCCGGTATGGCTGGCGATCTTTTCTGGTAGTGGGACGAGACCTTTGTTTCTGGTTATCATATTCCGTTTACTGCAGCACGTCGGATTGACAATGCATAGGTAAAGACCATGTCACCACAATTTCCGGCAAAGCCCATCCTCCATGTCGACGACCGTTCATTCAACGACAACTACTTCTTCAGTCTCGGCACCTACTTCCAGCTGTTCCACCCTATGGGGCCAGTGTAAAGACCTTATCCTGGTGCAACATGCTGCACTCAAAGAACTTGCACATATCCTAATGACTGGTGCTCATAGTTTCAGCCATAGTTATAGTTGGATATGCACTTGAGCAATCCAGGTTGTATGTAGTTGCCTAGCAATGGAATAGAAatgcttatatttttaccCTATATGATGGGGCAAATGTGTTTCTGACTCTTTTATTGTTAGTAGAATAATAACTAGCATCAATTAGCCCACATTCTCTATTAGGAACAATTCAACACTTAGCGAATTTTGCTACTGTATGATTTGAAGATGTGACATCATGAAAGAGTGGCATCGTTATGAACGCTTGGCCACCACAAGCCAATTATCTCTGTGGTTACGTTCTCCATTATTGCTTACTTTCAGCTAGCTAGTTACGGAAGTAAGGATCTTACCTCACGACCCATAAAACAATCTTGGATATTCTCTAGCCTGTGGTCTAGAATAATGCTAGTTTAAACTAGAAATGGACTGGGCTGAGATATGGGTTACCTGTCTACCCAAGACAGATTGACAGGGAACCCTGCCAAGCCATACAATAAGTCTTCTTCGAGacaacaaaataaaaaagagtaaaagcATTCAGGCTTGTTGTATCACATATCGTACCACTGCCTTGCCGTAGCAGCTCATAGAAATTTAATGGAAATGCGATTATGAACCAAATACCATGATGCAAACCTCTTGTTGAGAATTGTCGACATGCATGCAAGGCCGTTATGGGGATCGAGATCACTGTCAGCGATAGCAGCCACGAACTGATTTGCCGTATTCTGGCGCGTGACGTTTTGGGCAAATGTGGGACATGTCCAACGCATCACCGACGCGCTGCATTCAATGGATGAATTTGTTACTTGTCCAGCCTCATGTATGATGCCGTCACATCTCCGCATATTCCAAATATGATATCGGGCACCAACCCACAATTTGGTGAGATAATGAGGCTCACAAATTAGTGATTTTGTTCCTCTTTGGTCCACGTATCAGTGCAAGACCCCCTTCACGATGAGTTGGGTAGCTAGGCATAATATTGGCATGCGGGTTTTTGGGAATGGAAGAAGTCGTATTTCAACCGCTGCGTATTTGGCGCCAATGATGCTGTGGACGTGATGGCCATTCAATATCGTGAGATGGACCTTGCATTTGCATTGTGCCCAATATGCACTCACTGACATTAGCCGGCATTTCAGCTTGGTTCTAGCAAATTGTGAGCTTGTGACTTTGTGCAGCGCGGCTCTTTCCATCGTCATATCTCAACATCTGCGTCACTTTATAGACCGCATGCATGATCCGCCAAGTAACACTTATAAAGAAGCCAGAACCTGCATGAAAGTCGGTTGTGCTACGTGAGTTCAAGACTTTCTTCTAACAAGAGCTGTTGTCATTGAGCGCAGACATCAGCCACAATGGATGACTTGCATATGCCATATACCCATGAAGACTACACCATTGGATGGGTCTGTGCATTACCAAAGGAGCAGTCAGCTGCGATATTTATGCTGGAAGAGAGACATGAAGATCTTCCCAACCCATCAGGCGACCATAATGCATACACGCTCGGAAGTATCGGCAAACATAAAGTTGTCATTGCTGGCCTGCCCAAGGGCAGAGTTGGCATTCACAGCGCAGCAACAGTTGCAACCCGGATGGTATCAACTTTCCCCAACATACGAGTCGGCCTAATGGTAGGAATAGGTGGAGGCATTCCGCAAAAGACTCggcttggagatgttgtCATCAGCTGCCCCAGCGGTACAGAGCCGGGCGTCATCCAGTGGGATATGGGAAAGGCAGAGGCCAATGGCCAGTTCGTACGAACAGGGTCTCTGGCTCCTCCACCAACGGCCTTACTCACAGCACTAACGAAGTTCGAAGCCGACCAAATTACAACACGAACTAATATGCTCAGCTATCTAAAAAGCCTAGAGAGCATACCCAACATCCCAAAAAGCTTCCTCAGGCCTGACTCTCTCCAGGACGTCTTGTACGAGTCAAGTTATAGCCATAAGGAGGGAGACGATTGTCGCCTTTGTGATAAAGAAAGGGTGGTCCAAAGAAGCccaagagaagatgaaatgatGATTCATTGCGGCTTGATTGCGTCTGGCAACCAGGTGATCAAGGACGCAATTCTTCGCGATAAGCTCTACAAGCAATTCAACGACAACATCCTTTGCATTGAAATGGAAGCCGCGGGACTAATGAACGACTTCCCTTGCGTTGTTATCCGAGGCATTTGCGATTATGCAGATTCGCATAAAAACGATAAATGGCAGGATTACGCAGCCGCAACAGCCGCAGCGTGTGCAAAGGCATTACTAAAGGTGCTGCCCTCCAGTGAGGTTGATAAACTTCAACGAGTGCAACGTAAGTCCAAGTCCCATCTGTTGTGGGATTGTATCGAGCTAATACCTTTTACCAGTAACGATATCACCTGGCATCATGGAGGGTGCAAAGAGATACTTATCATTCTGGCGAGGTGAAAAGAAGGACGTCTATGATCCATCAGGTGCGCAATGATATACGCAGTCTACGATTCACCGGATCCTTCATTAATgttttatagcagtaatggCTTCtcaaaaagacaaagccGATGTAGAGCTCCCACAGACGTCGTTGCCTGAAGTGTCCAAATCGAGAGACACCAGCCCTGACGTGAAGTCGAGAGATGCTGGTCCCTCCGAGATGCCAACGCAGATACATGCTACCGACACATCAGCACAGGCCGCTCCGACTGAGGTGTCAGCACAAACAAACTCTGATAAGATTTCCCAACCGGAATCAGTTGAAACATGGCTACGGGGAGCACCATCGTCTTTAGCAACGATGCTCCAACACGGGAATGTGGAGGATGCAGTGAGGCGTATCTGCATGGGTCTCAGCGAAATGATGGCTCcccaagggagagaaaatggaACTCAAGGCTATGTTACTGGCGGCGAAAATAGCCATAGAGACCATGGCCGCAGTTTTGAAGGTGAAAGCAGCCACTATACACCTGCATCACCACCTGAGAGGAGTAAAAGTTGGGGCGATACCCCATCTAAAGGTTCTGCGCCATTTCGAGAAGAATATAAGGGCTATGCTTCTCAGCAAAGTCACCACTACGGCAATATTGGTTGGAATTTCAACACAGCGCCATATCCTCCTCGAACTCCCTCACCTTTCCAACCAGATTACAAAGTCTACAATCACGAGCGGAGCCAAAGCTATGCCAATGACGGTACTATTCCTCATGCACCCCAAGGTTTGCCGAGGCCTCCTGCATATCCTCCCCGATCGCCATCACCTTTTCAAAACGAGTACAGGACTGCGATTCCTGAACAGCCTCATAATTACGGCTATAATGAATCTGTCCACAAAGCGCAAGCGCCTCCAAGTCTGCATGTATCTACTAAATATCCGAGCAACAGATATGAAGCTTCAGGCAATGGGGTAAGAGACTACCCATGGTCGCCTCCACAATCGCCGAAATCTCAACCAAATATGGGTCAGGATCGCAATATAAGAAGGGTTAGCGAGCCGGTGACAAACTACGCTATGAATCCGCCAGCATACAATCCTGGAACTGAAGAGGATGGTTTCTTCGGATACAAATATGGGGCTTACTATGCAGAGCCAAGCGCAATCAATCCTGATGAGAGGCAGCGTATTGCCCGTCATAGCCGAGATCGACAACCCTCGCCTGTGTTTGAGAATACACCAGCATATGACCGAGTCGCTAGGAACAATGATGTTGTCTTGGGACATCAACGTGCTCAACTCTCAGCACCAATCCCTGTTCACCCTACCAAAGGGCTGCGAAGCGCTACTCCTATTCCAAGCCAGCGCCCTCCTCTCAAAGCCAAGAGTACACCAGTACGTGAGCTAGCTACTAAAGATAATGAACGGAGCTTGGGGTACAGGAGGACTTGCTGTAACCCAGAGCCGAGCCTCGTGCTCCCTTCTGAGAGACGACGCAGCACTACTCCTAGTCA
The Trichoderma asperellum chromosome 7, complete sequence DNA segment above includes these coding regions:
- a CDS encoding uncharacterized protein (SECRETED:SignalP(1-26)); this encodes MALIHIHMLRTLILSLIYRLSRLTLARFTFLRAAARLTLREAVGWKLILKLVGASKICIMEERE
- a CDS encoding uncharacterized protein (EggNog:ENOG41): MATPPASRDEFEVALVCSRPLEYNAISLLFDQFWDENGDQYGRAIGDMNTYTTGRFGKFDVVLVLLPNTGKISAASATASLRSSYPALRLIILTGICGGVPSSDAGDEILLGDVVISKTVIQYDYGKQYPDDFAVKDTTEDSLGRPDKNIRSLIAVLETARGRELIEKRVADLLEQIQNLKRDTYQYPGTASDKLFEASYRHKHHTSLQCLCAQCHEYSAPVCEESRGLGCDVLGCDDKHSIPRQRLETKRQLEQQIGNKEAQIPSIFIGRFGSSDKMLKSGEHRDRIAKHYGVLAFEMEGAGVWDELPCIIVKGVCNYADSHNNRPWQNFAAATAAAVAKSLVERYTKTDKPTIIQVKQQIEEMMKVKENRDCLKDLHQTDPRDDKTRIQRTKGNLLKDSYRWILSHEDFKRWCDNPQYRLLWIKGDPGKGKTMLLCGIIDEIEKSTTTHCLSYFFCQATEVRLSSATAVLRGLIYMIISQRPSLISYVREKYDISGKKLFDDGNAWDALSKILMAMLNNASLDDAILVVDALDECNKELPLLLEFISRASNSSRTKWIVSSRNWPLIEENLDTPKQGVRLCLELNESSVSTAVQTYIRHKVKELAEQKGYDSTTQDAVEQHLMSNAHGTFLWVALVCQDLGDPKVKKRHTLNKLKTSYPPGLDPLYLRMMENIRDSLDAETCRQILAIVSVVYRPITLAALSRLLDSDDDFESDELTDIIGSCGSFLTIRDDVIYFIHQSAKDFLLEKAPDQFLASGIGYQHRIIFLRSLEILSKALHRDMYNLRLPGFPIEQVSSPSPDPLAPITYSCIYWIDHYCDPRCLQALSLESRQQSEEAIAKFLEGKYLYWLEALSLLRGMSEGWLAIQKLIEAIQSQHLTELLKDASQFIRSHKRVMESVPLQVYAAALVFSPSQSKMREIFVAEEPKWILTKPLGAMRWPAWLHTLEGHTEEIASIVFSPNSSLVASGSYDDTVRFWRISTGDCVHVLRGHTEFIISLVFSHDSALLASGSWDQTVRLWRTDTGDCVHVLRGHKQRILSLAFSHDSTLLASSSNDETIRLWRTDTGECVQELQHFGEIKAIAFSHDSSLLASFFAGGTFRLWRVSTGDCVRDLRIHKIKISAAAFSHDLTLLASGLEDTIQLWSIETGKCVREFKCHPESVLSINFSHNSNLMASDSWDGIVMFWRLDTGDCIRKLKIDGFSRKAAFSHDLNLMAMPWANTTIRLWHADTDSEMQEQETSGDRVTSMAFSHNSALVASASAGSGEITLWCAETGRCIREMKGHTWTVVSIVFSHDSTLLASSSNNETIRLWRIETGDCVQVLQGRNAFGAVAFSHDSELIASGCRDGLIYLWRTATGERVQELKSGHESYISSVAFSHDSALIASASRWRPVRILRVATGAHVQTLWGHKDDVTAIVFSRDSALVASAAEDRTVRLWRVDTGECVQNIYLGAASFKLSITSDNSQILTDFGSIAVESTAMPDARIPARFSGIGVRCDHSWITWNNNNILRIPVELEVLRTAISGSTVAIGCSSGRVVIIRFSTEELTKIFAGVDNILY
- a CDS encoding uncharacterized protein (EggNog:ENOG41) produces the protein MDDLHMPYTHEDYTIGWVCALPKEQSAAIFMLEERHEDLPNPSGDHNAYTLGSIGKHKVVIAGLPKGRVGIHSAATVATRMVSTFPNIRVGLMVGIGGGIPQKTRLGDVVISCPSGTEPGVIQWDMGKAEANGQFVRTGSLAPPPTALLTALTKFEADQITTRTNMLSYLKSLESIPNIPKSFLRPDSLQDVLYESSYSHKEGDDCRLCDKERVVQRSPREDEMMIHCGLIASGNQVIKDAILRDKLYKQFNDNILCIEMEAAGLMNDFPCVVIRGICDYADSHKNDKWQDYAAATAAACAKALLKVLPSSEVDKLQRVQLTISPGIMEGAKRYLSFWRGEKKDVYDPSVMASQKDKADVELPQTSLPEVSKSRDTSPDVKSRDAGPSEMPTQIHATDTSAQAAPTEVSAQTNSDKISQPESVETWLRGAPSSLATMLQHGNVEDAVRRICMGLSEMMAPQGRENGTQGYVTGGENSHRDHGRSFEGESSHYTPASPPERSKSWGDTPSKGSAPFREEYKGYASQQSHHYGNIGWNFNTAPYPPRTPSPFQPDYKVYNHERSQSYANDGTIPHAPQGLPRPPAYPPRSPSPFQNEYRTAIPEQPHNYGYNESVHKAQAPPSLHVSTKYPSNRYEASGNGVRDYPWSPPQSPKSQPNMGQDRNIRRVSEPVTNYAMNPPAYNPGTEEDGFFGYKYGAYYAEPSAINPDERQRIARHSRDRQPSPVFENTPAYDRVARNNDVVLGHQRAQLSAPIPVHPTKGLRSATPIPSQRPPLKAKSTPVRELATKDNERSLGYRRTCCNPEPSLVLPSERRRSTTPSQGRQPHMVTSNRAPLELDSGPSQPHSRPPSRAQAVPPHVIRNVQSQRLSKIPRPLRP